From Acidimicrobiales bacterium, a single genomic window includes:
- the ilvN gene encoding acetolactate synthase small subunit, protein MSKPQHHVLSVLVNNQAGVLARVSNLFARRAYNIFSLAVAPTDDERFSRITIVVDVSGTPLEQISNQLNKLIDVVQITELHPDDSVERELLLATVSTTGKGSRGEIMELVQVFNGRVVDVGHDAVTVSVTSSPDTIDGFEDLVRPYGITALARTGRVALAKLEKQAPEAKILKNKKAG, encoded by the coding sequence GTGAGCAAGCCGCAGCACCATGTGCTCAGCGTGCTGGTGAACAACCAGGCGGGCGTGCTGGCGCGCGTGTCGAACCTGTTCGCCCGCCGCGCCTACAACATCTTCTCCCTGGCGGTCGCGCCCACCGACGACGAGCGCTTCAGTCGCATCACGATCGTGGTCGACGTGTCGGGCACGCCGCTCGAGCAGATCAGCAACCAGCTCAACAAGCTGATCGACGTCGTGCAGATCACCGAACTGCACCCGGATGATTCGGTCGAGCGCGAGCTGCTGCTGGCGACGGTGAGCACCACCGGCAAGGGGAGTCGGGGCGAGATCATGGAACTCGTGCAGGTGTTCAACGGCCGCGTCGTCGACGTGGGCCACGACGCCGTCACGGTCAGCGTCACGAGCTCGCCCGACACCATCGACGGGTTCGAAGACCTCGTGCGCCCCTACGGCATCACCGCGCTGGCTCGCACCGGACGGGTTGCGTTGGCCAAGCTAGAGAAGCAGGCACCCGAAGCAAAGATTCTCAAGAACAAGAAAGCGGGCTGA